AGAAAAGGCGAAAAATTTGATTCGTATTGGCAGGGAAGAAGAAGGAGAAGTCTTCTTAAAGGAAGCTACTAAATATTTTGAGACCATATTAGATATATCAGAAAATTATTCTCTTGCTTATTATAAACTTGGATATCATTATAAATATTTTGGGCAATTTTTAAAGGCTAAAATCATATGGGAGAGATTTTTACTGTTAGATGATGATAAAGAGAGAAAACAAGAAATTAGGGAAGAGATAGCTAGTATTGAAGATGATTCTAATTATGAAGAGGGACTTAATCTTTTTTATTCAGGTAAATATGATAGAGCATTAGAAAAATTTATAAACTTAAAAATAAAGCATGAAAATTGGTGGAATTTAGAATACATGATAGGCTTGTGTTTCAAAGAAGCAGGAAATTTAGAAGAGTCTATAGAACATTTTAATAATGGGATTGAGTTAAATGGAGACGTAGTGGATTTGTACAATGAACTAGGTATATGCCTTTTTTCAATTGGAAAATTTAAAGAAGCCATAGAAGCTTTTACGATTGGGATAGATAAAGATGAAAATGATTATAAAATAATATGTAACAGAGGAGTTGTATATTATCAATTAGGTTTATATGACGTGGCTACATTAGATATAGAAAGAGCTTATAAATTAGCTCCTCAAGATGAAATAGTCAAAAGGTTTAAAATGAATTTAGATGAGATAAAGCGAATAAATAATGTATAATAATTATGTTGAATATTTAATATTTTGAAATTCAAATTATAAAATAACTTCAAGGGGGAGTATATATGGCAATAAATAAGTTGGAAGAACTTTTAAAGTTTGATTATGAAGAAAAAATGAAGTTAGCAGTAGTTGCTTCACATGATGAGGAAGTACTAGAAGCAGTGTCAGAAGCTAGAAACATTGGAATAATTGAACCTATTTTAATTGGAGATAAGAAGAAAACCAAGAGTATTATTAAAGAAAAAGGGCTTAGACTTCAAAATTGTGAGATGATTGATGAGAGTGACTTGACTAGAGCAGCAGAAATTGGAGTAAGAGCTGTAAGCGAAGGTAGAGCACATTTTATAATGAAAGGACTAATAGATACATCTATTCTCTTAAAACAAATATTAAACAAGGAATATGGTCTTAGAACAGATAGCCTTTTGAGTCATACTATGTTGTATGAGATACCTAGCTATCATAAGATAATCTATCTAACAGATGGAGGTATGAATCTAGTGCCTGGGTTAGAAGATAAAGTAAAAATCATTGAGAATAGTGTTAAAGTTTGCAAAGCACTTGGAAATGATGAAGTAAAAGTTGCATGTCTTGCTGCTAAAGAAAAAGTTAATCCCAAGA
This window of the Sporanaerobacter acetigenes DSM 13106 genome carries:
- a CDS encoding bifunctional enoyl-CoA hydratase/phosphate acetyltransferase; this encodes MAINKLEELLKFDYEEKMKLAVVASHDEEVLEAVSEARNIGIIEPILIGDKKKTKSIIKEKGLRLQNCEMIDESDLTRAAEIGVRAVSEGRAHFIMKGLIDTSILLKQILNKEYGLRTDSLLSHTMLYEIPSYHKIIYLTDGGMNLVPGLEDKVKIIENSVKVCKALGNDEVKVACLAAKEKVNPKMEATVHADELKKMCDNGKFESGVIVDGPMALDLAVSRHAAEIKGYNSKVAGDADILLVPNIEMGNGIGKSITYFAGGKSAGIVMGAKAPVVLVSRADSHEAKLYSIALGSIISKYQL
- a CDS encoding tetratricopeptide repeat protein — its product is MEMIENYFKGKTKNLSFIELKEDSFIEVNDYTIEDYIPLPIITDVLVEEINKGKIYEEIKISHIIEGIIYTLGVDSNFKYRDKYIEILFAYNCEIKDYIFNKGMIFLTESNYELAIVYFRALINIDSENINGMFNYGICLEEKAKNLIRIGREEEGEVFLKEATKYFETILDISENYSLAYYKLGYHYKYFGQFLKAKIIWERFLLLDDDKERKQEIREEIASIEDDSNYEEGLNLFYSGKYDRALEKFINLKIKHENWWNLEYMIGLCFKEAGNLEESIEHFNNGIELNGDVVDLYNELGICLFSIGKFKEAIEAFTIGIDKDENDYKIICNRGVVYYQLGLYDVATLDIERAYKLAPQDEIVKRFKMNLDEIKRINNV